Proteins from one Megalopta genalis isolate 19385.01 chromosome 1, iyMegGena1_principal, whole genome shotgun sequence genomic window:
- the Rab9 gene encoding RAS oncogene family member Rab9 isoform X2, which translates to MSVNSSTTTGTPRGGNLQNRNSQRSTLLKVVILGDGGVGKSCLMNRFVSNHFDEQSFHTIGVEFLNKDIEINGEAYTLQIWDTAGQERFKTLRTPFYRGSDICLLTYAVDDRTSFKNLALWRSEFLYYADVQEGSTFPFIVVGNKVDVPDSEKQVSTEEAQAWCAQNGDPPLVETSAKDATNVETAFGAAVAAWAQLEARLERPLVEDTVDLSKQQSPHRSSCCMPVSGAE; encoded by the exons ATGTCAGTAAACAGTTCTACCACAACGGGTACACCAAGAGGTGGAAATCTACAAAATCGTAATTCTCAAAGATCAACGCTTTTAAAGGTAGTGATTTTGGGTGATGGTGGTGTAGGCAAGTCATGTCTTATGAACAGATTTGTgtcaaatcatttcgatgaaCAAAGTTTTCACACTATCGGAGTGGAATTCTTAAACAAAGACATTGAGATCAATGGAGAGGCTTATACGCTTCAAATATGGGATACAGCGGGACAAGAAAGATTTAAAACCCTCAGAACCCCATTTTATAGAGGCTCTGACATCTGTTTGTTGACTTACGCAGTCGACGATAGGACAAGCTTTAAAAACTTAGCACTTTGGAGATCTGAATTTCTTTATTACGCAGATGTTCAAGAAGGATCAACGTTCccatttatagttgttggcaataaA GTGGATGTACCGGACTCAGAAAAACAAGTTTCCACAGAGGAAGCGCAAGCTTGGTGCGCTCAAAATGGAGATCCTCCATTAGTAGAAACATCTGCGAAAGATGCAACTAATGTTGAAACAGCATTTGGCGCGGCTGTTGCTGCTTGGGCGCAATTAGAAGCTAGATTAGAGCGTCCATTAGTTGAAGATACAGTTGATCTGTCGAAGCAACAGTCTCCTCATCGTTCAAGTTGTTGTATGCCAGTATCTGGTGCTGA ATAA
- the LOC117218132 gene encoding uncharacterized protein LOC117218132: protein MSIMPLWPNLQPRATDPLWFNADRPCDDESEVLALEAEHHKWAKRIRTHGYATPIGKTRSDMRGPPLEEEEEEEEDEVEGEEGEEEESDTHEEEEEELDEIDMEVSYSHQQQRSSPMDTVSEPVSIRMVSNDTGRS, encoded by the exons ATGTCAATTATGCCGTTGTGGCCGAATCTGCAGCCCAGGGCCACGGATCCGTTATGGTTCAACGCCGACAGGCCGTGCGACGATGAAAGCGAGGTgcttgcactcgaagccgagcATCACAAATGGGCAA AACGGATACGGACACATGGCTACGCCACCCCGATTGGCAAGACTCGCAGCGAC ATGAGAGGACCACCCctggaggaggaggaagaggaagaggaagatgaGGTGGAGGGcgaggaaggggaggaagaggaaTCGGATACAcacgaagaggaggaagaggaattGGATGAAATTGATATGGAAGTGAGCTACTCGCATCAGCAGCAGAGATCTAGCCCAATGGATACCGTGTCCGAGCCAGTGTCCATCAGAATGGTCAGCAATGATACCGGCCGCTCTTAA
- the Ctr1A gene encoding copper transporter 1A isoform X3, with the protein MSHDHMPHMMNASALHSSHDAHAHGGMHDHSSMAHDHMNHSASTAETCVSSGMHMMTFHGGYCENVLFQSWKISSIGGLVGSMIGIMIMAALYEGLKYYREYLFWKTYNALQYRRVTMPVEKNVVAEDNRVVHTVGEVIHKQPPTMLSWMHTFQTFLHIVQIVLSYFLMLIFMTYNVWLGFAVVFGAAIGYFLFGWKKSVIVDVTEHCH; encoded by the exons ATGTCCCACGATCATATGCCGCATATGATGAATGCATCGGCACTGCACTCGTCTCACGATGCACACGCCCACGGAGGGATGCACGACCATAGTTCCATGGCACACGATCACATGAACCACAGTGCCAGCACTGCAGAAACGTGTGTCAGCTCGGGGATGCATATG ATGACGTTCCACGGGGGATACTGCGAGAACGTGTTGTTTCAATCGTGGAAGATCTCGTCGATCGGCGGCCTCGTAGGATCCATGATCGGTATCATGATCATGGCAGCGCTCTACGAGGGGCTGAAGTATTATCGGGAATACCTATTTTGGAAGACTTATAACGCCCTCCAGTATAGACGCGTCACAATGCCGGTAGAGAAGAATGTTGTGGCCGAGGATAATCGTGTCGTACA TACGGTTGGAGAAGTAATTCACAAACAGCC GCCCACGATGTTGTCATGGATGCACACATTTCAAACGTTCTTACACATAGTGCAAATCGTCCTGTCATATTTCCTCATGCTGATCTTCATGACTTACAATGTCTGGTTGGGCTTTGCCGTAGTGTTCGGTGCAGCGATCGGTTACTTCTTGTTCGGATGGAAAAAATCTGTTATCGTAGACGTTACAGAACATTGTCATTAG
- the LOC117218129 gene encoding pseudouridylate synthase TRUB2, mitochondrial, with product MKMSITKNVIQKFVNDARVLYRGLNGVFVLYKSTGNVFEQMRTTVILNLCKDLNAMRVRPPVKHVFIEGPTNGPMTVGVRDSYADNTLVIGPRYQPNDFRMGCTKMVPMDTCGVTVCGINRGNRIIMKLNAANVTRFYKVKGMLGQATNNYFSTGKIIEKSTYRHVKRGHIDKICSAMQSSHQRKMFELSGVDIQSQTAYELAVQGLLRPNVRYIPMIYMIRCIDFSPPEFTLEIVCMNEDEMYLKTLVHDLGMQLHSTATCTQILCIQDGLFTLQHALLKKHWDLKNILDSISMCRKILAENKDLLKQESPVLVDHSSETKLIEERKQLSQ from the exons ATGAAAATGAGTATTACTAAGAACGTAATACAGAAATTTGTAAATGATGCGCGTGTGTTGTATAGAGGATTAAATGGAGTGTTCGTTCTTTATAAAAGCACGGGTAATGTATTTGAACAAATGAGAACAACAGTCATACTAAACTTATGTAAAG atttaaatgctATGCGTGTAAGACCTCCAGTTAAGCACGTGTTTATAGAAGGTCCGACAAATGGGCCGATGACTGTTGGTGTACGCGATAGTTACGCTGATAATACGTTAGTAATAGGACCTCGCTATCAACCGAATGATTTCAGGATGGGATGCACAAAAATGGTACCGATGGATACCTGCGGAGTTACAGTTTGTGGTATTAATAGAGGTAACAGAATAATAATGAAACTGAATGCTGCGAATGTTACAAGATTTTACAAAGTTAAAGGAATGCTTGGTCAAGCAACAAACAACTATTTCTCTACTgggaaaataatagaaaaatctaCGTATAGACACGTAAAACGCGGTCATATCGACAAAATATGCAGCGCGATGCAATCTTCTCATCAAAGAAAGATGTTCGA ATTATCCGGAGTAGATATACAAAGCCAAACAGCATACGAATTGGCAGTGCAAGGTCTTTTAAGACCAAACGTTCGGTATATTCccatgatatatatgattagaTGTATAGATTTTTCACCTCCGGAGTTTACATTAG AGATCGTTTGTATGAATGAGGACGAAATGTATTTGAAAACTTTAGTTCACGATCTTGGAATGCAGCTCCATAGTACAGCTACCTGTACTCAGATTCTTTGTATTCAGGATGGTTTATTTACTTTGCAACACGCATTACTAAAGAAACACTGGGACTTGAAAAATATCCTGGACAGCATAAGCATGTGTCGAAAGATTCTTGCAGAGAATAAAGATTTGTTGAAACAAGAAAGTCCTGTATTGGTAGATCATAGTTCTGAAACTAAACTTATAGAAGAGCGAAAACAATTATCGCAATAA
- the Ctr1A gene encoding copper transporter 1A isoform X2, with the protein MQMSHDHMPHMMNASALHSSHDAHAHGGMHDHSSMAHDHMNHSASTAETCVSSGMHMMTFHGGYCENVLFQSWKISSIGGLVGSMIGIMIMAALYEGLKYYREYLFWKTYNALQYRRVTMPVEKNVVAEDNRVVHTVGEVIHKQPPTMLSWMHTFQTFLHIVQIVLSYFLMLIFMTYNVWLGFAVVFGAAIGYFLFGWKKSVIVDVTEHCH; encoded by the exons ATGCAG ATGTCCCACGATCATATGCCGCATATGATGAATGCATCGGCACTGCACTCGTCTCACGATGCACACGCCCACGGAGGGATGCACGACCATAGTTCCATGGCACACGATCACATGAACCACAGTGCCAGCACTGCAGAAACGTGTGTCAGCTCGGGGATGCATATG ATGACGTTCCACGGGGGATACTGCGAGAACGTGTTGTTTCAATCGTGGAAGATCTCGTCGATCGGCGGCCTCGTAGGATCCATGATCGGTATCATGATCATGGCAGCGCTCTACGAGGGGCTGAAGTATTATCGGGAATACCTATTTTGGAAGACTTATAACGCCCTCCAGTATAGACGCGTCACAATGCCGGTAGAGAAGAATGTTGTGGCCGAGGATAATCGTGTCGTACA TACGGTTGGAGAAGTAATTCACAAACAGCC GCCCACGATGTTGTCATGGATGCACACATTTCAAACGTTCTTACACATAGTGCAAATCGTCCTGTCATATTTCCTCATGCTGATCTTCATGACTTACAATGTCTGGTTGGGCTTTGCCGTAGTGTTCGGTGCAGCGATCGGTTACTTCTTGTTCGGATGGAAAAAATCTGTTATCGTAGACGTTACAGAACATTGTCATTAG
- the drosha gene encoding ribonuclease 3 drosha gives MANPPTNVGQSYFWNSGVSQPQNMGYYSVPPPNFPPPNFRQPPPSYNIPVSTVPETKPANFMPSYQSITPCYRNEGPNSYSDVSYQNQTQPQCNDQNYGFPGYPQPVAGNFNSSFDNRSTYHNNTTNKWNPNSYSCEWNKSQDNTNSWYETNQAQEDNRKPVYDKSNDSSKSRRSEYKFRDKGSSNSHSSSRKRSRSPGSRSRSSRSPYKSRYDSQRDRYSKYHKNRSNSRERSHNGDSSDRRSSYRRNSTYTSRSHRSYSTHRTRKRSKSQESYSSRASSPNNNTSGKKDPTERELLLEKYRQDYCATSKDMERKMDELSAMGPEGIMENARKVWTRTAPADLYYSRDENSPKIMRGTSKLHELCDLFKKILLDRATSARALQPPYEPPPRKTRARLCRHKSEVCSSSSSDSDSSMDEDDRTMEELMAKKQHPQRLHPEMWFNDPGEMNDGPLCRCSAKSRRSGIRHGIYAGEGAINKCNLNSTNADRLYHYRITISPPTNFLTKTPTIIKHDEHEFIFEGFSMLSHFPLVKLPTCKVIRFNIEYTILYIDEKLPENFTIQELDFFQTYLFKEVLELVDFDLQAAQDKSGCGQFHFMPRFVRDLADNGQEILSMNEVLNYLIKSSKLLIDPGDLPRLVEMPQYKWQNFADEVKGMIVTYPGKKPCSVRVDQLDRNQTDLSPGVIAYPEIVHFGIRPPQLSYAGNADYQKAWRDYVKFRHLLANMPKPSFEDKRKLEAKENKLQELRTQSKMKRDVTVDVSSEGFYRTGIMCDIVQHAMLIPVLVCHLRFHKSLDNLERTLGYEFKNRYLLQLALTHPSYRENFGTNPDHARNSLTNCGIRQPEYGDRRIHYMNTRKRGINTLINIMSRFGARTETESSIAHNERLEFLGDAVVEFLTSIHLFHMFPDLEEGGLATYRAAIVQNQHLAVLAKKLNLEEYMLYAHGSDLCHDLELRHAMANCFEALMGSLFLDGGIEVADRVFGETLFKDEEDLMKVWVNYPKHPLQEQEPTGDRQWIPSFELLQKLTKFEESIGIEFTHIRLLARAFTDRSIGYTNLTLGSNQRLEFLGDTVLQLIVSEYLYKYFPEHHEGHLSLLRSSLVNNKTQAVVCDDLGMTQYALYGNPKAELKTKDRADLLEAFLGALYVDKGLEYCHVFCDVCFFPRLQDFIMNQDWNDPKSKLQQCCLTLRTMDGGEPDIPVYKVIECKGPTNTRVYTVAVYFQGKRLAKASGHSIQEAEMNSAKEALEKSQDLFPQLDHQKRVIAKSMKMQQWPNKHKSRGRSMKPTDKYDDNESNHRAKRSRSEI, from the exons ATGGCAAATCCTCCTACAAATGTTGGCCAATCTTATTTTTGGAATTCAGGGGTCTCTCAGCCACAAAACATGGGGTACTATTCTGTGCCTCCTCCAAATTTTCCACCTCCAAACTTTAGACAACCACCGCCATCTTACAACATACCTGTTTCCACTGTGCCTGAGACTAAACCAGCCAATTTCATGCCTTCCTATCAATCTATAACACCGTGTTATAGAAACGAAGGTCCAAATTCTTACTCTGATGTTTCTTATCAAAATCAAACGCAGCCACAATGTAACGATCAAAACTACGGGTTTCCTGGTTACCCTCAACCAGTTGCAGGAAATTTTAATTCAAGTTTTGATAATAGATCTACTTATCACAATAATACCACCAACAAGTGGAATCCTAATAGCTACTCATGTGAATGGAACAAATCGCAAGATAATACAAATTCTTGGTATGAGACAAATCAAGCGCAGGAAGACAATAGGAAACCTGTGTATGACAAAAGTAATGATTCCTCTAAAAGTAGAAGATCCGAATATAAATTCAGAGATAAAGGATCTTCAAATAGTCATTCATCTAGTAGGAAACGTTCTAGAAGTCCAGGAAGTAGATCCAGATCTAGTCGATCACCGTACAAATCACGATACGATTCTCAGAGAGATAGATATTCAAAGTATCATAAAAACAGATCAAACTCTAGAGAACGGTCGCATAATGGAGACTCGTCTGATAGAAGATCGTCCTATAGAAGGAATTCCACGTACACGTCGCGTTCTCACAGATCTTACTCCACTCACAGAACCAGGAAACGTTCAAAATCGCAAGAATCTTACTCCTCCAGAGCTAGTAGTCCAAATAACAATACCTCCGGTAAAAAGGACCCTACAGAAAGAGAGTTACTTCTTGAAAAATACAG GCAGGATTATTGTGCAACCAGCAAAGATATGGAAAGAAAAATGGATGAATTGTCGGCGATGGGGCCCGAAGGTATAATGGAAAACGCGAGAAAAGTTTGGACGCGCACTGCACCAGCAGATTTGTATTATTCCAGAGACGAGAACAGTCCAAAGATAATGAGAGGTACATCAAAATTGCACGAATTATGTGACTTGTTTAAGAAAATATTACTGGATAGAGCTACAAGTGCAAGAGCTCTACAg CCTCCTTACGAACCACCGCCGAGAAAAACTAGAGCACGTTTATGCAGACACAAATCAGAAGTTTGTAGCAGCTCCTCTTCGGACAGTGATAGTTCAATGGATGAAGATGATAGAACAATGGAAGAACTAATGGCAAAGAAACAGCATCCACAAAGATTACATCCGGAAATGTGGTTTAATGATCCAGGGGAA ATGAACGATGGACCATTATGTAGATGCAGTGCGAAATCAAGAAGATCAGGAATTCGTCATGGCATTTACGCCGGAGAAGGGGCAATAAATAAGTGTAATTTAAATTCAACTAACGCGGATAGATTATATCATTACCGAATTACAATTAGTCCTCCAACGAATTTCCTGACTAAAACGCCGACAATCATCAAACACGATGAACATGAATTTATATTCGAAGGATTCTCTATGCTCTCTCATTTTCCTCTTGTGAAATTGCCAACGTGTAAAGTAATCAGATTCAATATAGAATACACAATTCTCTACATAGATGAGAAGTTGCCAGAAAATTTTACCATCCAAGAATTGGATTTTTTCC AAACTTATTTATTTAAGGAAGTACTGGAGCTTGTTGATTTCGATCTACAAGCCGCGCAAGATAAATCTGGCTGTGGACAGTTTCATTTTATGCCGAGATTTGTACGCGACTTGGCAGACAATGGACAGGAGATCCTCTCTATGAACGAGGTTTTAAATTATTTGATAAAAAGTAGTAAATTATTAATAGACCCAGGAGACTTACCTAGACTAGTGGAGATGCCGCAATATAAGTGGCAAAATTTTGCGGACGAGGTGAAGGGTATGATAGTTACATATCCAGGAAAAAAGCCGTGCAGCGTTCGCGTGGACCAATTGGATAGGAATCAAACGGATCTATCGCCCGGTGTGATCGCTTATCcggaaattgttcattttggaaTCAGACCTCCACAACTTAGCTATGCAGGAAATGCGGA TTACCAAAAAGCATGGAGGGACTATGTAAAATTTCGACACCTACTAGCCAACATGCCAAAGCCATCGTTCGAAGATAAGAGAAAACTGGAAGCGAAGGAGAATAAGCTTCAAGAATTGAGAACGCAAAGTAAAATGAAGCGTGACGTTACCGTCGATGTAAGCTCTGAAGGATTTTACAGGACTGGGATAATGTGCGACATAGTACAGCACGCCATGCTAATTCCTGTACTTGTTTGCCATTTGAGATTTCATAAATCCTTGGATAACTTAGAACGAACACTAGGATACGAATTTAAGAATAGGTATCTTCTTCAATTAGCTCTGACTCATCCGAGTTACCGTGAAAATTTCGGTACGAATCCGGATCATGCCCGAAATTCTTTGACCAATTGTGGAATAAGGCAACCCGAGTATGGCGATCGACGGATTCATTACATGAACACACGCAAACGCGGTATCAATACATTAATCAACATAATGTCAAGATTCGGTGCGCGAACAGAAACTGAATCCTCGATAGCACACAACGAGAGATTGGAATTCTTGGGGGACGCGGTGGTTGAATTTCTCACATCGATCCATTTATTTCATATGTTCCCTGATTTGGAAGAAGGTGGCTTAGCAACCTATAGAGCAGCGATCGTTCAAAATCAGCACCTCGCTGTATTAGCGAAAAAGCTGAACTTAGAGGAATACATGCTTTACGCTCATGGCAGTGATCTGTGTCACGATTTGGAATTAAGACATGCCATggcgaattgttttgaagcattGATGGGTTCACTGTTCCTAGATGGAGGTATAGAAGTAGCTGATCGAGTGTTTGGTGAAACACTGTTCAAAGATGAAGAGGATCTTATGAAAGTTTGGGTAAATTATCCTAAACATCCTCTGCAGGAACAGGAACCAACTGGTGACAGGCAATGGATACCGAGTTTTGAATTATTACAG AAATTAACGAAATTCGAAGAATCCATTGGCATAGAATTCACTCATATTCGTCTCCTAGCAAGAGCATTTACTGATCGCAGTATAGGATACACGAACTTAACGTTGGGTTCTAATCAACGTTTAGAATTTCTAGGAGATACTGTGTTACAACTCATAGTTTCAGAATATTTGTACAAGTATTTCCCAGAACATCATGAGGGTCACCTATCG CTTCTACGAAGTTCTCTTGTAAATAATAAAACGCAAGCCGTTGTGTGTGATGATTTAGGGATGACCCAATACGCGCTTTATGGAAATCCAAAAGCTGAATTAAAAACTAAAGACAGAGCTGACTTACTAGAAGCATTTTTAGGAGCTCTTTATGTTGACAAAGGTTTAGAATATTGTCACGTTTTCTGTGACGTATGTTTCTTCCCGCGTTTACAAGATTTTATCATGAATCAAGATTGGAATGATCCAAAGAGTAAATTACAACAATGTTGTTTAACATTAAGGACAATGGATGGTGGAGAACCTGATATTCCTGTGTATAA AGTAATCGAGTGTAAAGGTCCCACAAATACAAGAGTATATACCGTAGCTGTATATTTTCAAGGGAAACGATTGGCGAAAGCGTCGGGTCATAGCATACAAGAAGCGGAAATGAACTCGGCCAAAGAAGCGCTAGAAAAATCACAAG ATTTATTCCCACAGTTGGATCATCAAAAGCGTGTTATAGCTAAGAGTATGAAAATGCAACAGTGGCCAAATAAGCATAAATCTAGGGGCAGATCTATGAAACCGACAGATAAATACGATGATAACGAGTCAAATCATCGTGCTAAAAGAAGTCGCagtgaaatataa
- the Ctr1A gene encoding copper transporter 1A isoform X4 — protein MDLMSHDHMPHMMNASALHSSHDAHAHGGMHDHSSMAHDHMNHSASTAETCVSSGMHMMTFHGGYCENVLFQSWKISSIGGLVGSMIGIMIMAALYEGLKYYREYLFWKTYNALQYRRVTMPVEKNVVAEDNRVVQPTMLSWMHTFQTFLHIVQIVLSYFLMLIFMTYNVWLGFAVVFGAAIGYFLFGWKKSVIVDVTEHCH, from the exons ATGTCCCACGATCATATGCCGCATATGATGAATGCATCGGCACTGCACTCGTCTCACGATGCACACGCCCACGGAGGGATGCACGACCATAGTTCCATGGCACACGATCACATGAACCACAGTGCCAGCACTGCAGAAACGTGTGTCAGCTCGGGGATGCATATG ATGACGTTCCACGGGGGATACTGCGAGAACGTGTTGTTTCAATCGTGGAAGATCTCGTCGATCGGCGGCCTCGTAGGATCCATGATCGGTATCATGATCATGGCAGCGCTCTACGAGGGGCTGAAGTATTATCGGGAATACCTATTTTGGAAGACTTATAACGCCCTCCAGTATAGACGCGTCACAATGCCGGTAGAGAAGAATGTTGTGGCCGAGGATAATCGTGTCGTACA GCCCACGATGTTGTCATGGATGCACACATTTCAAACGTTCTTACACATAGTGCAAATCGTCCTGTCATATTTCCTCATGCTGATCTTCATGACTTACAATGTCTGGTTGGGCTTTGCCGTAGTGTTCGGTGCAGCGATCGGTTACTTCTTGTTCGGATGGAAAAAATCTGTTATCGTAGACGTTACAGAACATTGTCATTAG
- the Rab9 gene encoding RAS oncogene family member Rab9 isoform X1: MSVNSSTTTGTPRGGNLQNRNSQRSTLLKVVILGDGGVGKSCLMNRFVSNHFDEQSFHTIGVEFLNKDIEINGEAYTLQIWDTAGQERFKTLRTPFYRGSDICLLTYAVDDRTSFKNLALWRSEFLYYADVQEGSTFPFIVVGNKVDVPDSEKQVSTEEAQAWCAQNGDPPLVETSAKDATNVETAFGAAVAAWAQLEARLERPLVEDTVDLSKQQSPHRSSCCMPVSGAESNKVI; the protein is encoded by the exons ATGTCAGTAAACAGTTCTACCACAACGGGTACACCAAGAGGTGGAAATCTACAAAATCGTAATTCTCAAAGATCAACGCTTTTAAAGGTAGTGATTTTGGGTGATGGTGGTGTAGGCAAGTCATGTCTTATGAACAGATTTGTgtcaaatcatttcgatgaaCAAAGTTTTCACACTATCGGAGTGGAATTCTTAAACAAAGACATTGAGATCAATGGAGAGGCTTATACGCTTCAAATATGGGATACAGCGGGACAAGAAAGATTTAAAACCCTCAGAACCCCATTTTATAGAGGCTCTGACATCTGTTTGTTGACTTACGCAGTCGACGATAGGACAAGCTTTAAAAACTTAGCACTTTGGAGATCTGAATTTCTTTATTACGCAGATGTTCAAGAAGGATCAACGTTCccatttatagttgttggcaataaA GTGGATGTACCGGACTCAGAAAAACAAGTTTCCACAGAGGAAGCGCAAGCTTGGTGCGCTCAAAATGGAGATCCTCCATTAGTAGAAACATCTGCGAAAGATGCAACTAATGTTGAAACAGCATTTGGCGCGGCTGTTGCTGCTTGGGCGCAATTAGAAGCTAGATTAGAGCGTCCATTAGTTGAAGATACAGTTGATCTGTCGAAGCAACAGTCTCCTCATCGTTCAAGTTGTTGTATGCCAGTATCTGGTGCTGA GTCTAACAAAGTAATTTGA
- the Ctr1A gene encoding copper transporter 1A isoform X1 yields the protein MDLMSHDHMPHMMNASALHSSHDAHAHGGMHDHSSMAHDHMNHSASTAETCVSSGMHMMTFHGGYCENVLFQSWKISSIGGLVGSMIGIMIMAALYEGLKYYREYLFWKTYNALQYRRVTMPVEKNVVAEDNRVVHTVGEVIHKQPPTMLSWMHTFQTFLHIVQIVLSYFLMLIFMTYNVWLGFAVVFGAAIGYFLFGWKKSVIVDVTEHCH from the exons ATGTCCCACGATCATATGCCGCATATGATGAATGCATCGGCACTGCACTCGTCTCACGATGCACACGCCCACGGAGGGATGCACGACCATAGTTCCATGGCACACGATCACATGAACCACAGTGCCAGCACTGCAGAAACGTGTGTCAGCTCGGGGATGCATATG ATGACGTTCCACGGGGGATACTGCGAGAACGTGTTGTTTCAATCGTGGAAGATCTCGTCGATCGGCGGCCTCGTAGGATCCATGATCGGTATCATGATCATGGCAGCGCTCTACGAGGGGCTGAAGTATTATCGGGAATACCTATTTTGGAAGACTTATAACGCCCTCCAGTATAGACGCGTCACAATGCCGGTAGAGAAGAATGTTGTGGCCGAGGATAATCGTGTCGTACA TACGGTTGGAGAAGTAATTCACAAACAGCC GCCCACGATGTTGTCATGGATGCACACATTTCAAACGTTCTTACACATAGTGCAAATCGTCCTGTCATATTTCCTCATGCTGATCTTCATGACTTACAATGTCTGGTTGGGCTTTGCCGTAGTGTTCGGTGCAGCGATCGGTTACTTCTTGTTCGGATGGAAAAAATCTGTTATCGTAGACGTTACAGAACATTGTCATTAG